The genome window ttttctctgcttttctgtgatCCCTGTGAATCATGGGATACTCTTCTTACCCCAGAAAGCAATCTTTGCAGACTAACTTCAGGGCCCATGTAACAACTGAAAACTACTGGGGTTTAATGCTTTTTTAAGCAGTCAAAAGCTTTTTGGGAGCAGTTGGACAGCAGAGTAAAACCTTGCTCAGACCACAAACAGGCCACTGGAACCATCTGCCTCAGGGCCCCGAGGGCACCCACCTGTGCTGTCTGTCCTCACTGCCCACAGCTCCAAAAGTCTCCTTACAGCTCTGTGCCATCAGCCTTTGTCTGACACACACATGGACATGCCAGTCACCACCTGTCCATGGACCTGTCCTGTCCATGGATCTCACTACCTGGGCTCCAACTCCTGGATTGGCTTCCCAGCTCGATGTTTATTGATGTCATTATAGACCTGCCTGGCAATCACCAGACTATGTCTGACCCTGTTCACCTTCACCAGACCTGACCCTGATCTTGAGCCTCTGGCTTGGCTTTGGGCTTTCCCCATTGCCACAAATTTGCCTGATGATTGTTGAACCTGGCCATCATCTCCAGGCCTGCTCTGGTCACCCTGCTCAGGTGAAGCCTCTGCCCcaccagctgtgccctgctgggggCAGTTTACCTGTGCTGCAGAAGTGACTCCTGCTTGCTCACTGCTGTCAGTAGGGATGGTTGGCATCCTTGGGCCGTTTTAACTGCACCTTCAAGCGTTTCATGCCAATCTGGAAGCCATTCATGGCCTGGATAGCAGTCTGTGCACTGGATGGGTTGTCAAAGCTCACAAAACCTGCAGGAAGGACACAGGACGGATGACAATGGCACTGTTGGTGCCATGCCCAATATGAGCATCACTGTTATTGATCATGCTTCCCTTGCCTGCACTTACCAAAACACTTGCTCTGGTTGGTGGCACGATCCATGAACACCTTTGAGGAGATGATATTGCCAAAGGGCAGGAACATCTGCATCAGCTCGTTGTCTCCAAACTCCTGGGGGAGATGGTAGATGAAGAGATTGCAGCCTTCAGGACCTGCAGGTACGGGGGCGATGGggaaagacaaaacagaaagcCCCCAAAGGACAGGGGAAGAGAAATGGGCTCAACTCACAGCTCAACACTGGAGGAGAGCCCTAGCACTGCCTCCTTCTGCTCTGATCTCCCCTTGCTTGTCTCTGTCACTGCTCCATGAAGGGATCTGAGGGATCTCAAAGAGCAACTGGGAGACTCAATAAAAAACTAGAGTTTCTGGAGAGCAGATTCTCTTTCAAAGCCTGTCTAGTTCCTACACAGGGCGCTGGACACAACTGTGTGAGTGTCTGGGTGCTGTTTTGCTGGAAGGAAATCAGCTGAGGTGAGAGCTCACAGCTGTCACAGTCCTAGGAGAgcagcagacactgctgtgtgaaagctgctgctgtagcaCTCCCTGCAGTATTGCCTTCAGTCCAGAAGCCTTTACTGGAAACCTCCTGGACTGCCACACATCAAATTTATGGGCTGACCTGGTCCTGTCCACTCTTTCACTTGCTCCTTAGGAACAGAAGAAGCTGCTCCCTTGCTGACACTTGCTCCACCAATCAGGTGTAGAGAGAGAATGCCTTTGCCTCCAAATTCTATTCAAGCCAGTTTTGAATTAAGTTGAAATTAAGTTCAGTAGGCTATGAAGGCTGAAAAGAGAGGAGTACTTGGAGAGGCTGGTTTGACTGGTTCCACTGTGCTTTTGGCACCAGCAAAGAGGGGGATGAGTGCACTTTGCCCCTGACTGCATAGGGAAGGTGCTGACTCTCATCCCCTTTGGTGTTAAGGGTAATCCAGGGCCTACTGCCCCTTTGCACCTGGCAGCATCTGGCCAGATGTGAGGTCAGGAAACatcccctgctccttcccagacCACTCACTGCAGACATGTGGTTGTTTCCATACCCCAGCTCCAGCATTAAAGACCAGTGGACAAAAATTAGTGCTGTCTCCTCTCCATCTGCTCTGTCATGCAGAAGATGAGCTCCACAAATCCCACCTACACCACTGGACACCCCTATTCCCACCCTGATCCTCAccttcttgctgctgctgctgcaggatgggagGCTGCTGAGGGATGCTCTGTGCAATGGGGGTGATGGTGGTGGTTGGATACACAGCTGTAGCCCAAGGAGACAGAACAAACCATTTACCTGAGGATCTGGTCAGCCACACAAGGGCCTGAGGGAGACAAGGGAAGCTGGTACCTGCATACTGCTGAACTCCTGTGAAGGCTGGGTGCAAAGTCTCTGCTACTGAagggctctgggctgcagagaaaaacacaatCAGAAGCACAGCAAATGGAATCACTCATGCATTCTGTGTGTGTAGTGTGTGCAGTGTTGTTTCCAACCCTTGCCCCAAAGTGAGTCTCAGTGCCTGCCTGGGAGGGAGCTGTAAAAGTGTGGGGAGACCAGAAAAGAGGAACTAATTGCAGTTCCTCAGGTGTCTGcatggtggggttttttactgCTCTCAATACCTGAATATGGCACGAGGCCATTGGTGTAAACTGTTTCCAAGGTTGGATGCCCATTTGGAAATGGTACCACTCCAGTGAATCCATTGGAAATGGGTGCCACCAGTCCTGGCAtggctgctgttcccaggagaGGTGGTGAATGTAGCCCTGGAGAACAAGAAGAGAGGACATCCCATGGAAGTGAAGGTCCCACAAAGCCCCTGCTCCCCCCTTCCACCTGCCTGGCAAGACTGCTGTGTATGAAGCCATTATCTCTTCTCTTTGGCACGTGGAGATGACAGACTGGTGCTAGAGCCTTTACAAAATTAAGAGGCAGCACTAGTGGGAAGAGTGTGAGAAGAACTGCCAGTCCTGAGTGCTGTCAGAGCTCTGAACATCTTTGATCTGGGTTTGCACAGCACCTGGCATGACACATGACTGCTCTGACAGGGGTTTGAACCCAATATGCATTATTGCTGTGGGATGATGATCATGAACAACAGCACTGCTGACCTCAGAGCCAAGTGCAATCCTGGAAACCCAGTCCTTCTCTActaaaactgcagcaaaaatgCACAGCCGTAGGGCAAGAGGATATGTGTTGAACATGTGAGGGTGCCAGGGGGGTGCAGGAATTtgtgcagagcagagactgctgtgctcagaggcTGCACTGTTGGAAAGGTGGGTGtaaatgcagctgctgaggctggaggTGCAGAACTGTTTGACCCCTgagtgctggggcaggaggttCCCTGAGGCTCACCTGACGCTGGTGCAATGGGAGCAGCGGGCAGCCCGTTGAGACTGACGGCACCGATCTGCTGGATGTGGCACGGGGAGAAGGCGACGCCCGGGCTCAGGTAGCTGCCGTGGGAGGTGGAGAGAACCGTGGTCTGCTGCTGCATCAGCTGCAAAGCAGGACCGTGCAGTCAgggccctgcagagctgggggagcctGTGCAGACCAGCCTGGCCGTCACCTCCCCCAGGTCCTGCCACCTGTCCTGGAGCTTCCCCTGACACTGCCAGACCTGCTGgggtgggcagtgctggctgtcctCCCCAGCCCAGTCCCCAGTCTCGGGGCCCACGAGGTCCCTGCAGCCACGttctcacagctgctgcctctgccagcgTGGGACAGTGGCCTGGCCACCCAGGAGAGCCCCcgagagctgggcacagctccctgtcctgcagccaggggaCACAGCTCAGGGGACATCCCAGTCCACAAAGACAGGGCCACGGCTGGGCACCCCATGGCCAGCAGCCTCGAGGGGTTGTGGCTCactggctgggcacagggaacCAGGACAGGCCCCTTTGGCTCAGAGAGCTCCTGCACTGGGGagagagcagctcagggctctgctcctggcacccAGCAGTGCCATCCCCACAGCCTTGCACTGCCAGGCACAGGCCCCTCTCCCTGGTCACTTCTCCTGGGACAGTGCCAGATATTAAACACAGCTTTGCCTCGAAGAACGGGGCCCAAACCCCAGATTGTGCTGGGAGACACACGGAGCTCGCTGTGGCACAGGCACTCTGTGTGCAGCCAGGTGTGTGCCCAGGCCCGGTTCTTGTGGCCTGCTTTGCCCTCAGAGCACTGGCCTGTGAtgccctgagctcagcctgtcctctggcactggcctgcaccctggggacaggggacatcAGCTCCTCCTGGTGCCATGACACACCTGCCAAGGCAGAGATGCACAGTACAAAAGGAAGGGTACGAGAGTTGACAGGAGGGttaagagaagaaagaaatccttcTGGTCCTATTTGACCATCAGTGGGAACATAAGATGCCCTCAGAGTGCAGTGGCAAAAAAGACTTAGTTCTGGATGCAGAATTATCCAGCCCTTTATCAGATTTGTCTTCACATCAAGCAAGAAGAGCAGGGGAGGCACAGGAAACCAGAGATTCTCAGGAGGAGCCATGGGGTGACACGAggcaaaacacaagaaaacaacaaaaatcttcCTGACACTGCCACATCCCACTGTCTGCTTTgcaacacaaacacacatctCTCCAGGAACCCACCTCTTCACAAAGGGCTGAAGTCAGTAAGGCAGTTTGgcccagggctcagctgcagAATCTGAAAAGTTTGTGGCTAGTTCAACCTCAAAATTTCCTCCACACAAAAAATGATCACGGCTTTTGCATCAAAAGAAGAAGGATTTCGTGGCAGGGCTGCCTCTGTAAGCTTTGTGTACAAGTGAAGCCATGGGGTGCAATTGGCTGGAGCCCTTTTTGGGGATGGGTGAGTACTCCCAGGCCTGTCCCAACACAGGGGCTCTGGGGCAGGGGGgcactgacagcacaggggTCACTCCTGTGCCATTCCAGAAAGGACAAGCTCTGGTATCACCTCTCTGTGCACCACCACATCACCCCTGGCTCCCCTGGCCCTGGACTCCCTCCTGTCACTGGGAGCCACCCCAAGCCAGGGCTGCAGTGAAACGTGGCTGTCCCCACTCCAGGGTGCAGGAACCAACACATCTCCTGCTCACTCTGAATATTGatcttctcttttctcattaATGTCTGTTCTGTGCCGGGTCTGGCTGGACCAAGGCCTCCATCCAGCTGCATGAGCACCAAATTGGCACTCTGGAATTGTTCTCATCACTTACATAAAATTACCATAATGAACCataagagcaaaaataaaaggaggggAGGTGTGAACAAATTATGGTTTGTCTTTGGAACTAATTGATTTATTATATACAAGAAATATTCAGGCATTATAAGCACTTAGTAAATTGCTCTAGCTGTTTTTTTAAGACTTCAAGGCTCTtctgtattaatatttttttagaagcGCCCAAACATTTCCCTGAGTCCACCTGAACTAACTTGTTGAATAAAATGAACTCATTTGCAGAGGCACCTGGGATCAAAACCTGATTTAAGCACTGAAATAAACTGCTTTCAGATGCTTAGCCAGTTGTACTTCCCAGATGAGACTTTTTCTAACAGTTTCAGCTAACATGCACTGTTTGACTATTTTAAGTACCttattttgcatatttgcaTAGATCTGAATAACTTTAGACTGAACTTAATGTATGAttatttcatgtttaatttGAGATAGTTTTAGAAGAAGAAGgttattaatataaatttaaaacagacaactgaaaacaaaacaaaaacaacccaggCTCCAAACTTCTTCCTAAACCCCTGGGGACCACTTTGGCTTGGTAACTCAGCAAACCccgtggggacagggagaggaagCTGTTGTGTACTAAATGATGGCTACAAGAACCTGTGATGCCTCTGATGCACAAGTGCACCCCAGCAGCACTTGCACCTCTCAGTCTGGTTCAGCCACATCCACAATGGTTATCTGGGGGACCTTGGGTGAAGCATCTACTCCTCCAAGCCCCAGATCAGGAAGGCTTGAGGGATTTTGGGCTGCCCCTGAGCCCTGGCTTATCAGAGGTGCCAGCTCCTAAGGGCTGCCCGTGGCAGAGCATTTTGAGGAACCAGAAGGAGATTGAGGATGGAAATCTCCCTCTTTTGCCCCCACTTTCAGAGATGTTAGATGGCATTCCAAAGGGCTGACTCCCTCTCCCTCTGATGGTgccactgtgtgtgtgtggactGGCTGAGATCTGTTCTCCAGAAGGGAGACCAAAGATGGGAATGGcacaagagaagaaataatCAGGTGTGAGGTCAGtgccttggggaaaaaaaacaggagaacCAAACCCAGTGCAAagtaaaaggaaaggaagataaaaatccaaaataagTGGGAGACAGGCTGAGTCTAGAGTCAAGGGGAAAATCAAAAACCAAGTCACAGAGCAGGAAGGCAGTGAAGAATCAGAGAGAGAGCAACACAGTAACAGACACAACTGAGGAGAAAGAAGATGCAGACAAACAAGGAGGCACAGCTGAGACCTGACTGCCTTCTTGTCATCACCAGGGGTTCCTGAAGATTGAAATACTGAGTCTGGAAGCTCTCACTGCTCTTCCTCCTTACACAGCTGGACCTTAAGCTGATAAAGCACCTCCTGCCACCACAACCTCACTGTGGCTCCATTCCTGCCTTCTTCACCATGCCCAAGTCAGGGCCATCTCTAGGACAGGAGACACACCAGGATGCTCCTCTCACAGCTGAGATAAGCTACATTTTGACCTCAGGTGCAGCTGGCTCTGAACAGAAAAGAAGGATCCTGGCAAAAGGTGCCTGGTCACAAGGGGTTCTTCAAATAATCTGTGTTGGATCAATTCTCTGGCTAGCAAATTTCCCCAAAGTTATGGAGCCTCAtacagatttccttttttctcatcCATACTCTTGCCACACACTTAAAATGCATTTGGCAGTTTCCAGGGAATCTTTGAGGAAACAGCCAACAATTGAGACGTGTTCCTTCTCTGTCACAGGAATGAAAGGAAGGCTCTGAAAGAAtcaaggagctgctgaagccTGAGAAGAAGAGGTGTCCACATACAGGAGAAGAACAGGTTTATTTTCACTACCCCctagaaaattactttcagtaACAGTATCTACTTTTGAGTTCTCTGTCAACACAAGAATCTCTTGTGCCTTGAGCAATTTCTGAGCCTCCTTCCATGGGCTTTACACTTGGCAGCAGAGACCTGAAAATGACAATCACCAAGGAGGCTCCAACAATGCTCCACCACAGCTGATCTGGGACTTCTTGAGTTTGGGACCTACCTCGAACATCAGTGGCAATTGCCACCATGGCTCCAAGGCAAGGAGGTTCTCTCACTAAAACCCAAAGCaataaaagccaaataaaacccaaagcacagccaggctgctgaaACACCTCTGGCTCTCTGCTACCCACTGCTTCCTCTCCAGCACCTTGCAAACTCCACAGTCCCACTTGGCCAAGTGAGAAACCTGGGAGCCAAGGACAGCACTGGGGGAAACAGGGCTCTCCTGGgaatttcagcagagaaataaacTCGTGAAGCTGGgtcccagagctctcctgctgctccaaaaCCAGACACACACATTTGTGCCAGAGCCAGAGGAAGAGTTCACAGGTTGGTATCTGTCAGATGTCATCCaaagctctgagctctcctcaTAACAAGACAGAAAGGTAGTGGGTCATGACTGACCTGTTCCAAACACCTCCACATCAGAGAAATCCCAGGCTCACTTTGAGGAggccccagctctcccctgccCCCCCATTTCCAGGACAAAACCACACAAGAACTGTGCAAGACAAGGCAGCTGAGTGGAGAAACAAGCCAGAAGCACTCCCAGGTGCTGGGAAGCTTTCCCACAGTTGCCAGGAGATCGGTTTGTGGTGTCCCAGGGGTGGCAGCGCTCCCCACCCACGCCCGGGGGATACTCACAGCCTGCGCATAGGCGCTGTATGGGCTGAACGGCAGGGAGAGAGATGGAGTGAAAATGCCCAGCTGCCCCACCATTTGCTGCATACGGCGGAGGGTCCTCTCCTTATCTGTGTCAGCAAACTTCACCACTAGACTGGAGGAGGCACCCTAGGCACAGAGAGAGGAGacagaggaggcaggagagaagAGGCGTGGGACAGCCAGAGAGTCAGCGGTCAGGCAAGGGAGGACGGGGCAGGACAGGCGGCAGAGAGGAgtgggaagaggagcagaagagCAAATATTGGTGTGGAAGTGCTGGGGAGCTGCCTGGAAGGCTGTGCCCTACCccatctgtctgtccatccaACCCTTCCCTCTCACACCCTTCCCCTCACACAGCTCTCTAGGTGGATGCACACATCCCTGGCTGAactccccagggacacccagggcaCCGATGGCCACAAGCACCATCCTTCACCACCATGAGCTTGGtgggacaggcagagcagctcctggcagctgggaattccctggctgcagcagtgcacTGTGTGAGGTGCCCCAGTTTCAGGTTGGAGATTGCCAGAGATGaggccacagctgcagctccacttGCTCAGCTACAgccaaaaaccccacacaagGCACAAAGGGCTCCCACCCGCACCCAGCCCACCCCAGGGACCTCCTCTACTGCCTAAATAAGAGAAGCCAAGGAGTGCTCAGACACTGAAGCCCTGACCACCCATGTGGCTGAACTGTCAGCTTTCACCCTGCTCAGTTTTGAACCACTCCAGGTAGCTGCTTCCAAGACAAAATCATTGCCTGATTTTTTGCTCTCTTATTCAGCTTTTACAGCTGTGAGTGCTGTCACCCCCAGCCACAAACAGCAGCCCAAGGGACAGGCTGGTCACTGCAAGTGCAGCACAGATGtgcacacacacccccacacaCCTCCCAACCACACTGCTGTTAGACCTGTCGTGGTTTTTTGGAGAGTGTGGGGAGGTTCCTGCAAGAGGGAAATGGGACAAGGATTAGGAAGAGGGTAGGTCCCCTGGCCTTATACTCACGGGCATTGTCTGGCTGCCATGGAGTGCGTGGATTGCTGCCTGAGCCTCTGTGTGAGATGAGAACTTTACAAAAGCACAGCCTGGAAAGGGACAGAAAGAGCACAGGAGATTGCAGTGACAGGACTGCTGTGAAAGTGCCATCACGCAAGAGACAGTGTCTGTATCTCAGGTAGGGCAAAGGAAAGCCACCCCAAGGAAGCAGGGAACAAAAAGGATGACTCATCCCAAGTTCTCTATCctggaaaaaagaggaagggtCTCAAATTATTACTTCAATGATATACTCTACAGATGATGACACCATCTCCACCCTTGCCCCTGATCACCTCTTCCC of Parus major isolate Abel chromosome 28, Parus_major1.1, whole genome shotgun sequence contains these proteins:
- the CELF5 gene encoding CUGBP Elav-like family member 5 isoform X3, which codes for MSSSGGAEPPAQPDSMKDLDAIKLFVGQIPRNLEEKDLKPLFEQFGKIYELTVLKDRYTGMHKGCAFLTYCARDSAIKAQTALHEQKTLPGMARPIQVKPADSESRGGRDRKLFVGMLNKQQSEDDVLRLFEPFGVIDECTVLRGPDGNSKGCAFVKFSSHTEAQAAIHALHGSQTMPLMQQQTTVLSTSHGSYLSPGVAFSPCHIQQIGAVSLNGLPAAPIAPASGLHSPPLLGTAAMPGLVAPISNGFTGVVPFPNGHPTLETVYTNGLVPYSAQSPSVAETLHPAFTGVQQYAAVYPTTTITPIAQSIPQQPPILQQQQQEGPEGCNLFIYHLPQEFGDNELMQMFLPFGNIISSKVFMDRATNQSKCFGFVSFDNPSSAQTAIQAMNGFQIGMKRLKVQLKRPKDANHPY
- the CELF5 gene encoding CUGBP Elav-like family member 5 isoform X2, encoding MSSSGGAEPPAQPDSMKDLDAIKLFVGQIPRNLEEKDLKPLFEQFGKIYELTVLKDRYTGMHKGCAFLTYCARDSAIKAQTALHEQKTLPGMARPIQVKPADSESRGGDRKLFVGMLNKQQSEDDVLRLFEPFGVIDECTVLRGPDGNSKGCAFVKFSSHTEAQAAIHALHGSQTMPGASSSLVVKFADTDKERTLRRMQQMVGQLGIFTPSLSLPFSPYSAYAQALMQQQTTVLSTSHGSYLSPGVAFSPCHIQQIGAVSLNGLPAAPIAPASGLHSPPLLGTAAMPGLVAPISNGFTGVVPFPNGHPTLETVYTNGLVPYSAQSPSVAETLHPAFTGVQQYAAVYPTTTITPIAQSIPQQPPILQQQQQEGPEGCNLFIYHLPQEFGDNELMQMFLPFGNIISSKVFMDRATNQSKCFGFVSFDNPSSAQTAIQAMNGFQIGMKRLKVQLKRPKDANHPY
- the CELF5 gene encoding CUGBP Elav-like family member 5 isoform X1 is translated as MSSSGGAEPPAQPDSMKDLDAIKLFVGQIPRNLEEKDLKPLFEQFGKIYELTVLKDRYTGMHKGCAFLTYCARDSAIKAQTALHEQKTLPGMARPIQVKPADSESRGGRDRKLFVGMLNKQQSEDDVLRLFEPFGVIDECTVLRGPDGNSKGCAFVKFSSHTEAQAAIHALHGSQTMPGASSSLVVKFADTDKERTLRRMQQMVGQLGIFTPSLSLPFSPYSAYAQALMQQQTTVLSTSHGSYLSPGVAFSPCHIQQIGAVSLNGLPAAPIAPASGLHSPPLLGTAAMPGLVAPISNGFTGVVPFPNGHPTLETVYTNGLVPYSAQSPSVAETLHPAFTGVQQYAAVYPTTTITPIAQSIPQQPPILQQQQQEGPEGCNLFIYHLPQEFGDNELMQMFLPFGNIISSKVFMDRATNQSKCFGFVSFDNPSSAQTAIQAMNGFQIGMKRLKVQLKRPKDANHPY